From Brassica rapa cultivar Chiifu-401-42 chromosome A06, CAAS_Brap_v3.01, whole genome shotgun sequence:
gaagagggtTAATATTATTTCCCGGGAAAAGACAGAGAGAAGAATAACAGACTTGTTTCTTAGAGCTAAATATGGTTAGTAAGTACTATTAACGATTAATAGATATATAGTAAGTAATATGTAATCTCCTTTTTAAGTTGAAAATGAACCGAGCCCCTGATTAATGATGATGATAACGATTTATAATAGAGAGTAtccaaaccttttttttttgtttggtaatcAGAATAACAAAACTTGTAACATCttctcttttaaaataattaaagctAAACCCATATGTTGGCAAGTGGCAACACACATATTTAGTGaaacaaaaaagtattttattttctgaaaatcAAAAGAGGAATAACAGTCAAAGtacgaaaaaaaaatcaatgataTACATTGGACTGTTTGTTGTATGTGGACGAGGTAGCCATAGCCATAGCCATAGGTtgcgggtttttttttttttttggtaaaacgaTTATACAATATTGTAATTGTAAAGAGAATTTGCATccaataaccaaacaaaaacccaAAATTAACTAACTAACCAATTTTACACTCTCTCTCTtattttctcttcctatctctctctaccctctctctacaaaactaattttcttttttttttggttatttcacaaataatcCCTAttgtaaaactaattttgtattttgaatatttataatAGTGTATaatcgttttattttttcgtaattttaaatatctataaaattatttcccATTTATAAAGGCCAAGATATGTCAAATTTACATGACCAAGAAGTTAGATTGGAAGTTGAATGTGTCTTAATTTGCCAATTCTTTCTTTTGCAAAAGATCTCACCTTGAATCCTTTCCAGATTAGAATTATTATtcctttatatattttctaaggtcaacaatttctttttttgcttAATGTTTTCTTTACAACTTTTTGGTTAATGTTAAGATTTCAGGTCAACTACttacatatatgtgtatatatatatatatatataggcatGTGCTGCTTTCATTTAACATTTGACATCTAACATCTAAAACTTGTAACAACAAAACCTATACCATTCAAAGAATAGGAGTATAGCTATGTCAAAGTTCCAACTTGCTGCCCTTTTCATCTCATGTTTTCTCCTGTATGCTTCTCAATCAAAGGGTAAACCTTTTTATTCTTCTTATTTTCGTCCAACACCATTTATCTCTTGAATATTTGCCACACACGTTTCCAGCACAAGTTTTTTTCTTGATATAAAGAACATCAAGAAAAATAAGCAAACATTGTCTTCGGGTCCGAGTCTCacgatatttaaaataaaatggcAAACATTGTCTAAAAACAATTATGTTATTTCGTGAAAAcgtatcaaaataataatattggtTGTTGGTTTTGCAAATGATAGCATTGAACTTGAACACAAAACAAATCGGATATGAAGACGAGTGTGTCTACAGAGGCTCGTGCAGGTTCAGCTACGAATGTAAGAGTCGATGTGGACCGCCCGAGTTCCCACATGGAACTCTTGGTTTATGCATGCTCAGTCCCGATGGTTCTGAATATCTTTGTTGTTGTACTCCCAATAGTAAACATTAGTTATAACTTTGGTTGGGTTATTATTATGGAAAATTTAAAGGAACATTGAATTGAAAAACATACTCTATATAAATAATACCTAGCAATTTCTGAATATATTGTTTCTCAAGCATATAAATACTGTAAAAtaatttcgaaattttttaaaagtgttTATTTTGAACTGTCTTTTTTTCTGTTACATTATCTTTGATAACATATTATGCAATTTGTGTTGATAGTAGAAATCCATAATCCATTGAACTAAGGCAAATCATACCAGTTAACTTCAATCACACCAGAATCCACCTCACTATATTGAATGGATCTAGTGGACAATTAATTCACCACTTACATTTTAATCTCACTATATTGAAGGAGAAAACTAGGGAGAAATTATTAAACCAATAGTATAACATTCCAGAATAAAATCTCATAGTCAAACAACTTTAAATATCATAATTGATGCTGGTACGAGAAAATTAACTCACCTCAACATTCAAAAGTTTTAAAGATCATAACGGATGAAACACAGGAATCCATAACA
This genomic window contains:
- the LOC103871062 gene encoding defensin-like protein 275, encoding QQNLYHSKNRSIAMSKFQLAALFISCFLLYASQSKVIALNLNTKQIGYEDECVYRGSCRFSYECKSRCGPPEFPHGTLGLCMLSPDGSEYLCCCTPNSKH